TTGATCCACGACCAACCGATCCCGTCGGGGCTTGTGATGTTAATGTTCAATCTGCAGAATGCTGAAACAGTTTCGATATTTGCCAAATTGTTATGGCAGCACCATCAGCCGGATGGAAAGCTTTCGAGTGGAGGCAAATTAATTAAAGTGAGAACTCCCGTAAATCTCCGAGAACCGGTGATGGAGGGAGCTGGATATCAAGAATTCATTTTGCACGAGGAGACGCACCATGACGACAATATTGCCTGAGAAAAATAATCTCTAACCCTAATCTAGAATGCGCGTTGCATTCATTACGCCATTGAACGAATTAAGCCTACGAGGTGAAGACGGGGCCCTACTCATGTGCGGGAGATCACAGCTGAGGAATTCTAATCCTCGAATTGTCCAAATTTGATGATGGGTATCCAATCGAATCGGGCTAGAAGCTCTCCGATTGAGAAGGTGATTCTTGGGAAACTCGCCCTCTCTTGTTTTGTCTATCACAAACGCGTATCCCGCAGCTACAACTTGCTCGGAAGACGACTATGTCAGAAAACGTTGTTTTAATTTTACAGGGCCGTAAATGACGAGTTACACAAACAAAACTCACTGAATTCCTCATGCAGTTTGCTTTGAATTCGTTTTCAGTAAATCGAATTCTGTCTCGTCAGACCGAAATGAAGTGCCAACAAAAGAGCGGCGAGGCTGGGTAATTAACCCACAGCCAATGGAATATCAGATCGAAACAGACAGTGAATGGTTCAGACCGACCAACCGGGATCTCGCCAGGCTGGCTGAGCAGTACAGCAATACTGCCATCGGCCGAGCCTGCGTGATAACTCACTCACATTAGTGGGGGGATAAGTGGGGGGAATGCGAAAGGCCTTCGTCGGGGTGACGAAGGCCTTGGGTGTGTAAGTAGTTTTCTCAGCGTGAGATATGAAGTACACCCCGCAGGGTTCGAACCTGCAACCTTCGGTTTCGTAATCGCTTAGGGCTAAAATCACGCTTTGATGACGCTTCACAAAACCCCTATTTTCGTAGGGTTTTAGCTTTCACCATTTTTTGACAATGCTTTGATTTTGGTGCGATTTTTTGCATTTGTGGGGGGATAAGTGGGGGGACTTGAAATGGTCATTTTGAGAATATGAATCGAATATGTTTATAGTCCTTCTTCTACTAGACTTTCTCTCGTCCCCCTGCTCCAAAACAACTCAATCTGGACGAATCATATTGATCCAAAACATTTTTCTTTTGTTGCTTCTCATTAGAACTTACAATTCTAGCAATTGATTTAATCTTCTACAGATTAAAATCCCAGTTAGAAAGGAAGGTCAAGCTACTGCGATAAACTTACTTCACTTTCCAAGTTGCGGTTTTACTGAATAAGGAAAAGCCAGGTGAAAGAATTTATCTTTCCGATAGAAAATGACTGGATGTATGCAAGACATTCTGTGATTTTACCAGACCAGCCAACCGTTTTATGCATTCATGGCTTAGGTGATTCAGGTCTTTCATTCCAAGAATTAGCAACTCAACTTTGCTTGCATGGCATGAATGTAGTTATACCAGATCTCCTTGGTTACGGACGAAGTTCGGCTGCCAAAGATTATAGTTTTGATGCTCATATTGCTCGTCTCTGGAATTTAGTAGATCACCTTGGTTTGCCACAGATCGTATTGGTAGGCCATTCAATGGGAGGTGACATAGCAACTCGCATGTGTAAAGAGCTAACAGAAAGAGTTACCAATTTCATAAACATTGAGGGAAACTTAACCGAGTTTGGAGATTGGCGTGTAAAGCGGACCCACTTTGGCGCGGAAATGGGACCCATCTGGGGTTGGGTTAACCACGTGGGGTAACGTGGTGGTTAGTATGCCAAAATGTGGAAGCGACTCAGGCTTTTTTGCGAGGTGGCTTCTTTTGTTTCATCGACTCTTTGAACCGGTAGCTTTCACCATTCATCTCAAATATTTCACAATGGTGCGTTAATCGATCCAAAAGTGCTGCCGTCATCCGTTCGCCCTGGAAGATTTGGCCCCAGTCGCTGAAGGCGAGATTGCTGGTAATCAGCAGACTTCGTCTTTCATAACGATCAGCAAACACCTGGAACAATAGTTCCGCACCAGCACGGCTGAAAGACAGATAACCCAACTCATCGACGATCAGCAGGTCAAGCTTGTCGAGCCTGTTCAGCAGACGCTCCAGATTGTATTGCTGTTGCGCGGTTTCCAGTTGATTGACGAGTGCTGCAGCGGTGAAGAATTTCGTTCGGATTCCCTCACGGCAGGCGGCCAGGCCGAGTGCAATCGCCAGGTGGGTTTTGCCCGTTCCCGGCTGACCAAGCAGGCAGAGATTGGTATGCTGCCGGACCCATTCACCCCGGGCCAACTCCAACACCTTCTGTTTGTTGACTGATTTTATGGCCGCGAAGTCGTAATCTTCCAGTCCTTTTTCAACCGGGAACTGTGCCTGTTTGATTCGGCTGGTCAGCGCATTCGTGGAGCGGGCCGCCACTTCCAGTTCAGTCAACTGCAGCAGATATTGTTCGAATGTCTGATTTGAGCTGGCCGCTTCCTGGGCCAACTTCTCAAACTCCGCATTCATGGCCGGTAACCTTAACTGCTTGAGATTGCTCTGCAGCAGTAGATTCGGATCGCTTTTCTTCTGTATTGTTTGTGGGGGCACGATGATCTCCTTGTGTTGACGTAGAAAGAAACAAATCAAAATGGTTCAGGCTCGGACAGGGAACCTGTACCGACAAGACCTCCGGACGACTCAATTCTTCTTTGCTCAGAGTCGCCGGAGAGAACTCAGACTGATTACGGGCATACGCGGTACAGCGTTCGACCCGGCGAATGATCCGGTCGGCATCCGCCCCCTCGGGTCCACGCAACTGTTCGATGGTTTTCTGGACGCGCTGGACCGGATGTGCCGACAACAGTTGTAGCACTCGTACATATTGTTTTGCTCCCGCCCGTAAGCCATGCCGGTTCTCCAGCCGTTCACGAAGTTCGTCGAACACCGGCGGTAGCTTCCACTGACGGTAGACGTTGGAGTGATCTAACGCAGCCGGTCGCCGCCCCAAAGCTGCGAGGTAATGCAACGGGTTAAGAATCTGACACCCTTTCTCATAGCCTCTCTGATGGGTCGCCACCACAGTTCCCTTAAAGACAATTTCCACACGGTCAACGTAACCTTTGACGCTCACCGTCTGAAACGCACACTGTCGCGGCACGCTATAATCCACGTTCTCAAACCGGGCGAACTGATACTTGTTGACCTTTACTTCCCGGCGGATGCACGGATCAAAGCGGTGTCTGGGCAACCCGGCGGCGTTTTGTTTGTCCTGTTCGAATCGTGTGCCGATGGTTTCTGTCTTACCACTGCTGAGGCGCTGCTGTTCCTGGAGGCAGCATTGCCGAAGATAGATGTTGAGTTCCTCGAAATCTTCCATCTTGGGAACCGGAGTCGACCACTTCCGCTGCAATGTCTTCACGCGATTCTCAACGACCGGTTTTTCGTTCCCGCTGGCCGGCAGGCAGAACAGTGGTTCAAAGGCATAATGACTTGCCAGGGCCGCATAACACTGGTTGATCTTGCGACTCCGCCCGCTGAGCACCGCGTCGGCCACCGTTTTCGGGTTGTCCCACCAGACTTCTTTGGGAACACGATCAAAATACTCGAACGCCTGCACCATGCCTTCCAGAATCGCTTCGGTGCGTTCTGTCGGCAGAGCGATCACAAAGGGGGCGTTGGAATACGACCAGACCAGAATCAACACTGAAACCTGTCGTCGCCCGTCAGGAAAATCGACATAAATCTTGCCGAAGTCGGCTTCCAGCCGCTGGCCCGGTTGGTGATCAAGCGGAATGAATGTTTCCCGTTTATTGGTTCGGTGCTTCCGCACGAATCGACAAACTGCATCGTAACCGCCGAGGTAGCCGTGCTCGTCCCGCAGTCGCTCAAAGATCCGTTGTGCCGTGTGCCGCTGCTTGGGTGGTTGCGATTCATCATCGGCGAGAATCTGTCGGATGGTCTCATGAAAGGGGCCCAGTCGGGGGGCTGCCTGAGTCTGGCGCTGCGAATATTGTTGCGGTTGCCCTTCACCGTGTAATACTTCGCGGATCTTTCGCCGTGAATGATGAAATGTCCGAGCGATTTCCCGGATGCTCAACCCGTCGCGATGAGCACGCCGTATACGTCCGTAATCGTCCACCGTAAGCATCCTTCACCCCGAAACTGAAGCTCAAAAGCCTCCAGTATCAGGAACTTGCTACGATGGGTCCATTTTACGCGCCAATTGCTTCCCCAAAGTGGGTCCGCTTTACACGCCAATCTCCATGCCTGTACTTCAGTAAAATGAGAAGTGCATCTTTTTACGATT
This genomic interval from Gimesia alba contains the following:
- a CDS encoding alpha/beta fold hydrolase yields the protein MKEFIFPIENDWMYARHSVILPDQPTVLCIHGLGDSGLSFQELATQLCLHGMNVVIPDLLGYGRSSAAKDYSFDAHIARLWNLVDHLGLPQIVLVGHSMGGDIATRMCKELTERVTNFINIEGNLTEFGDWRVKRTHFGAEMGPIWGWVNHVG
- the istB gene encoding IS21-like element helper ATPase IstB: MNAEFEKLAQEAASSNQTFEQYLLQLTELEVAARSTNALTSRIKQAQFPVEKGLEDYDFAAIKSVNKQKVLELARGEWVRQHTNLCLLGQPGTGKTHLAIALGLAACREGIRTKFFTAAALVNQLETAQQQYNLERLLNRLDKLDLLIVDELGYLSFSRAGAELLFQVFADRYERRSLLITSNLAFSDWGQIFQGERMTAALLDRLTHHCEIFEMNGESYRFKESMKQKKPPRKKA
- the istA gene encoding IS21 family transposase; amino-acid sequence: MDDYGRIRRAHRDGLSIREIARTFHHSRRKIREVLHGEGQPQQYSQRQTQAAPRLGPFHETIRQILADDESQPPKQRHTAQRIFERLRDEHGYLGGYDAVCRFVRKHRTNKRETFIPLDHQPGQRLEADFGKIYVDFPDGRRQVSVLILVWSYSNAPFVIALPTERTEAILEGMVQAFEYFDRVPKEVWWDNPKTVADAVLSGRSRKINQCYAALASHYAFEPLFCLPASGNEKPVVENRVKTLQRKWSTPVPKMEDFEELNIYLRQCCLQEQQRLSSGKTETIGTRFEQDKQNAAGLPRHRFDPCIRREVKVNKYQFARFENVDYSVPRQCAFQTVSVKGYVDRVEIVFKGTVVATHQRGYEKGCQILNPLHYLAALGRRPAALDHSNVYRQWKLPPVFDELRERLENRHGLRAGAKQYVRVLQLLSAHPVQRVQKTIEQLRGPEGADADRIIRRVERCTAYARNQSEFSPATLSKEELSRPEVLSVQVPCPSLNHFDLFLSTSTQGDHRAPTNNTEEKRSESTAAEQSQAVKVTGHECGV